Within the Erigeron canadensis isolate Cc75 chromosome 6, C_canadensis_v1, whole genome shotgun sequence genome, the region aggtttttcgaataagcatttttcatcctcaccgttaacttttggctaaaatcatccctgtggtttgcatttTGTCCTTGCCGTTATAACTTTGTCGTTAACACtctcacatgcaagtcacgtgaggggcattttcgtcttttcatagagttaagtgcaaaaatcgtccctgtggtttatcgtttttgcatttttcgtcCTCGTCGTTAACAAATCCaggaaaaatttaaaaaaaaaaacaaaacaaacaaaaattaccggtaccaatttaatccaaacaaaacaaaaacctatatacctACATTTGAAAATCTGCTCAATCACTTTTAAatgcaaacacatacatacaatgttttaaataccggtagtaTTACCCGCAATACCGGTATCAAAGGGTACCCCGGTACAACTATTTCCGATATTTTCGGTATTACCGTTCCGGTATtcacattttatattttttgaatttttttaaaaattatttttataatactttaatgttatttttgtaatttgtgaacTTTTTTGTATATTGTTATAAAGTACctatttgggttttttttttttagtgagttgtaattatattttgactattttcgttaaattataataagttttataacatttttgtaaaaaacaaaataaattaaattagttgtaccggccggtattaaattagatcctcatatgtatgtgtatatataggtttttgatttgagtttctttaggtttttgattaaatttttgtttggaggtttgttaaatacaatgatgaaaaatgcaaaaacaacaAACTATAAGGACGAATTTTGCACTTGACCATAGGGACAAATGAGTGAAAAGACATATATGTCCCTCACGTGCACGTGCAAGGcacgtgagggggttaacggatTCAAgaacgaaatgcaaaccactgggacgattttagccaaaagttaacggcaAGGATGTAAATTGTTTATTCGAAAACACatggacgaaaaaagtactttggccaattattataaataaaaacatgtttatCTAGTGTAATGATAAAGTTCtcaagaaacatatataataaattaataacccatgtattaataataaaacattattaatttaataaagcaaatatcaaattactaaaattaaactataatacgattctatctaataaaacaaaatgacATTCACACTAAGGGCATGTTTGGTAGGGAGAAATTGAGTGAAATGAAATGGAgcagaaaaataaaatgtagaGAAATAAAATTAGATGAGAAATTTAATGATCTCCTTTGTACTGAAAGAGAAATAACCGGAGAAATCTAAAAGAAATCAATTACGATGTTTGGTAACATAAAAGCAGAGAAATGAAAACGAGTTTTTTTTTCATGTGAGTTAACTTCACAACCTTCGAATTCTTGcaacaaaatataatttcatACTACAAAGAGAATTAACCTCAACCATCACTTTGTCATGGTAAACTGGTAACTACCATTCTATGTTTTAGTTGCTTGCTTAATATGGATGTTATAAGGCCCGTGCTTATAGCACTTCTGGTGTGCGTCCGACGTCGGGCCGTGCCTGGACGCTGGTAGCACGGCCTGCGTCTAGGCCGGCGTCCGGTGGTTACTTCCGTTTTTGAACGCAGCTtcgtgtggtggtggtgggtccCTATCGAGTATACcgttaatatttaaaaaaaaacattttttccaaatttttttCAAATCCAATGGCTAGttagcttgtttttttattttttttcctactCCTATTTAAACCACTTCCACACTATCATTTAAAATCACACTATCAAACATACATACTTCACTCATTTTCAAAGCAACACTACCCTAAAAAAATGTCTAATTCATCAGCATCATCCTCCTCTAGCTCTGATTACGAATTAACTGAATACGAATCAATCAATCGGGTTGTTTCCCAAATGAATGCAGTTTTCAATCCCGAGGCAATAGGCGCTTTTCTTAGTGTTATCTTTGACGAAGAAGAAAACCAGAGCCAAGAAGCTTCAAGTTCTTCAGCACCCAAGTTGACTAGAAGGGATCACCTTGGTGCTGCAAAACTTTTATACGATCATTACTTTGCGCCTAACGGCACTTACCTACCTGACATGTTTCGTAGAAGGTTTAGAATGCGAAAGGAAATGTGTATCCGCATAGCGCGAGATATACACTCCTTTAACAGCGTTCAACCGCTACCGAAGCACTTTCAGTTTTTCCACAAAGGGGCGATGGATGCTTCTGGTCGTTCCGGTtttaacattttccagaaatgCACTTCTGCAATACGCCAGTTAGCGTATAGTTATAAGGCTGATGCTTTGGACGAGTACTTGGAAATGACGCAAGATACAAGGTACCAATGTTTAGCGCTTTCTGCAAGTGTGTGATACACCTGTATCGTGACGAGTACTTGAGAAGGC harbors:
- the LOC122604154 gene encoding uncharacterized protein LOC122604154, which encodes MSNSSASSSSSSDYELTEYESINRVVSQMNAVFNPEAIGAFLSVIFDEEENQSQEASSSSAPKLTRRDHLGAAKLLYDHYFAPNGTYLPDMFRRRFRMRKEMCIRIARDIHSFNSVQPLPKHFQFFHKGAMDASGRSGFNIFQKCTSAIRQLAYSYKADALDEYLEMTQDTRYQCLALSASEWRNCPVAWQGQYTRGDKGHPTIILEAVASYDLWIWHAYFGPAGSNNDINVLNESDLFDDLLQDRAPKVEFSVNGHRFGKGYYLTDGIYPEWATLVKSFKCPMDPKTTKFKRYQEAARKDV